The Streptomyces tendae genome has a window encoding:
- a CDS encoding universal stress protein encodes MLRTVTVGYDGSAESRAAAEWAAREALLRGLPLRVVNVREPVPEHIAESGLLADATFRQRAERLPREAGAALRSRHPGLEVVAEQVAGGAMDVLPEVAKDADLLVLGSRGLSGLGGFLVGSVGMVVIARTSTPVVLVRAGGHRTDPDAQGGPGPVVVGVDTDKPNGAVLGFAFEEAARRGAALKAVHGWSVPPCYAYALPAHPVLAAVLGTEQSAALSEVMRPWREKFPDVEVTEESRAGSAAVRIVDAAHDASLVVVGRRIRRSPVGAHTGPVTHAVLHHAAAPVAVVAHD; translated from the coding sequence ATGCTCCGCACCGTCACCGTGGGTTACGACGGCTCGGCCGAGAGCCGTGCCGCCGCAGAGTGGGCCGCCCGTGAGGCGCTGCTGCGGGGGCTGCCGCTGCGGGTGGTGAATGTCAGGGAACCGGTCCCGGAGCACATCGCGGAGTCGGGCCTCCTGGCCGACGCCACGTTCCGGCAGCGCGCCGAACGGCTGCCGCGCGAGGCGGGCGCGGCGCTCCGCTCGCGCCACCCCGGACTGGAGGTGGTCGCGGAACAGGTCGCCGGCGGCGCCATGGACGTCCTCCCCGAGGTCGCGAAGGACGCCGACCTGCTGGTCCTCGGCTCCCGCGGGCTCAGCGGCCTCGGCGGCTTCCTCGTCGGCTCCGTCGGCATGGTGGTGATCGCCCGCACCAGCACCCCGGTCGTCCTGGTCCGGGCCGGCGGGCACCGTACCGACCCGGACGCACAGGGCGGCCCGGGCCCCGTGGTCGTAGGGGTGGACACCGACAAGCCGAACGGCGCCGTCCTCGGGTTCGCCTTCGAGGAGGCCGCCCGCCGGGGCGCGGCCCTGAAGGCGGTGCACGGCTGGAGCGTCCCTCCGTGCTACGCCTACGCCCTGCCCGCCCACCCGGTGCTCGCCGCCGTTCTGGGCACGGAGCAGTCCGCCGCCCTCAGCGAGGTGATGCGTCCCTGGCGGGAGAAGTTCCCCGACGTCGAGGTGACCGAGGAGTCCCGCGCGGGCAGCGCCGCCGTCCGGATCGTCGACGCCGCCCATGACGCCTCCCTGGTCGTGGTCGGCCGCCGGATCCGGCGCAGCCCGGTCGGCGCGCACACCGGTCCCGTCACGCACGCGGTGCTGCACCACGCCGCGGCCCCTGTCGCCGTCGTCGCGCACGACTGA
- the putP gene encoding sodium/proline symporter PutP — MFQLSAPIVATFVLYVLALIGTGIRAYSRTHTFDDFALGGRRFGPYVAALSAGASDMSGWLFLALPGAVYAAGLGSVWIAFGLAVGTYLNWLFVAPRLRTYTERAGNAVTLSGYLEERFEDRTRTLRLVSAAVTLVFFTVYVGSGLVAGGLLFQTVFDLRFTVGVTLTGLLIVIYSCLGGFLAVSLTHVLQASLMLLGLIVLPAVAIARLGGFGALGDALDGRQPALREFGSQVDFGGGVWTGGGPLGAVAIVSLLAWGLGYFGQPHILARFMSIRSTQDVPAARRIGTAWVVLVLTGATLVGLAGIGELSPALSAPDTVYIALSRALLDPWIAGVVLAAVLAAVVSTADSQLMVSSVALTEDFYRAFLNRHASDRALVWVGRGTVVLVIVVAYVIALHGGGLLNIVAYAWAGFGAAFGPVVLLSLYWPRMTSAGAMAGIVAGAGTVLLWDQVNPLLGPLESGVYEMVPGVLVATVAALVFGRYVGRPPKRAFWRMPGGGTSQVVLTPFLTRAPVGLAMLDTDLRYVWVNEPLDRLIPLERRLGRRLSELRPTSEFRGFEEQMRRVLETGEPVMDWEFRSAEEDPREARAVSVSFFGVTDRRDRPVGVLYMVVDVTERWHAQNRLALLNDAGARIGSTLDVPRTAQELADEAVPSLADFVAVDLLDSVMRGEEPAPGPVGLAPVIRRAGQASAREGGCGGSLALGEAVRRAPSSPVTRCLLESRTLVERDLDRATSPWVTEDPSLGASILTYDYRSLMVVPVRARGVTLGVATFARTERFGPFEDDDVRLAEEFVSRAAVAVDNARRYTRERTAARAMQQALLPQALSGGSALDVASWYQPADVPNGVGGDWFDVIPLSGARVALVVGDVVGHGMEAAATMGRLRTAVRTLANLDLPPDELLARLDDLVIGLMGAHDDHEPAAAGSAFLGATCLYAVYDPVGGRCAMARAGHLPPVLVTPDGTAEVLDLPAGPPLGLGYLPFEACERDLAEGSLLAFYTDGLVETPDRDIDDGIARLGDALAVPRSSLREIGRGVVETLLTGPPPDDAALLLARTRRLPADRVASWDLPSDPAAVGAARSAAVRQLSEWGLDELAFTTELVVSELVTNAIRHASGPVALRLIRDRGLICEVTDGSGTSPRPRHARTTDEGGRGLMIVAQLAHRWGTRHTATGKVIWTEQPFVTEP; from the coding sequence ATGTTCCAGCTGAGCGCGCCGATCGTCGCCACGTTCGTCCTGTACGTGCTCGCCCTGATCGGGACGGGGATCCGGGCCTACTCCCGCACGCACACCTTCGACGACTTCGCCCTGGGCGGGCGCCGCTTCGGCCCGTACGTCGCCGCCCTGTCCGCGGGAGCCAGCGACATGTCCGGCTGGCTGTTCCTGGCGCTCCCCGGCGCGGTCTACGCCGCCGGGCTCGGCTCCGTCTGGATCGCCTTCGGGCTGGCCGTCGGCACGTACCTGAACTGGCTGTTCGTCGCGCCACGGCTGCGCACCTACACCGAACGGGCCGGGAACGCGGTGACCCTGTCCGGCTACCTGGAGGAGCGGTTCGAGGACCGCACGCGCACGCTCCGCCTGGTCTCCGCCGCGGTCACCCTGGTGTTCTTCACCGTCTACGTCGGCAGCGGCCTGGTGGCCGGCGGGCTGCTGTTCCAGACCGTCTTCGACCTGCGTTTCACGGTCGGCGTCACCCTCACCGGCCTGCTCATCGTCATCTACTCCTGCCTCGGCGGTTTCCTCGCGGTGAGCCTCACGCACGTGCTGCAGGCCTCGCTGATGCTGCTCGGCCTGATCGTGCTGCCCGCCGTGGCGATCGCGCGCCTCGGCGGCTTCGGCGCGCTCGGGGACGCCCTCGACGGCAGACAGCCCGCCCTGCGCGAATTCGGCTCCCAGGTCGACTTCGGGGGCGGAGTCTGGACGGGCGGGGGTCCCCTCGGGGCCGTGGCGATCGTGTCCCTGCTCGCCTGGGGGCTCGGCTACTTCGGCCAGCCGCACATCCTGGCCCGCTTCATGAGCATCCGCAGCACCCAGGACGTACCGGCCGCCCGGCGCATCGGCACGGCCTGGGTCGTCCTCGTCCTCACCGGCGCCACCCTGGTCGGCCTGGCCGGCATCGGGGAGCTGTCTCCGGCGCTGTCCGCCCCCGACACCGTGTACATCGCCCTCAGCCGGGCGCTGCTCGACCCCTGGATCGCCGGGGTGGTGCTGGCCGCCGTCCTGGCCGCCGTCGTGTCCACCGCCGACAGCCAGCTGATGGTGTCGTCCGTGGCGCTCACCGAGGACTTCTACCGGGCGTTCCTCAACCGGCACGCCTCCGACAGAGCGCTCGTGTGGGTGGGACGCGGCACCGTCGTACTGGTCATCGTGGTGGCGTACGTCATAGCGCTGCACGGCGGCGGACTGCTGAACATCGTCGCCTACGCCTGGGCCGGGTTCGGCGCCGCGTTCGGCCCCGTGGTGCTGCTGTCGCTCTACTGGCCCCGGATGACCTCGGCCGGGGCCATGGCGGGCATCGTCGCCGGCGCCGGCACGGTCCTGCTGTGGGACCAGGTCAACCCGCTGCTCGGGCCGCTGGAGTCGGGCGTCTACGAGATGGTCCCCGGCGTCCTCGTGGCCACCGTCGCGGCCCTGGTGTTCGGCCGGTACGTCGGACGGCCGCCGAAGCGCGCCTTCTGGCGGATGCCCGGCGGCGGCACCAGCCAGGTGGTGCTCACCCCCTTCCTGACCCGGGCCCCGGTCGGCCTGGCGATGCTGGACACCGACCTGCGGTACGTGTGGGTGAACGAGCCGCTCGACCGGCTGATCCCCCTGGAGCGGCGCCTGGGGCGGCGGCTGAGCGAGCTGCGGCCGACCTCCGAGTTCCGGGGCTTCGAGGAGCAGATGCGCCGGGTGCTGGAGACGGGCGAGCCCGTCATGGACTGGGAGTTCCGCAGCGCCGAGGAGGACCCCAGGGAGGCCCGCGCGGTCTCCGTGTCGTTCTTCGGGGTGACCGACCGCCGTGACCGCCCGGTGGGCGTCCTGTACATGGTCGTCGACGTCACCGAACGGTGGCACGCCCAGAACCGCCTCGCGCTGCTGAACGACGCCGGCGCCCGCATCGGCAGCACCCTCGACGTCCCGCGCACCGCGCAGGAACTGGCCGACGAGGCCGTGCCGTCCCTGGCCGACTTCGTCGCCGTGGACCTGCTGGACTCCGTGATGCGCGGCGAGGAACCGGCGCCCGGACCGGTCGGGCTCGCGCCGGTCATCCGCCGTGCGGGACAGGCGTCGGCACGGGAGGGCGGCTGCGGCGGCAGCCTGGCCCTCGGGGAGGCGGTCCGGCGGGCCCCCTCCTCGCCGGTGACCCGCTGCCTGCTGGAGAGCCGGACCCTGGTGGAACGCGACCTGGACCGCGCCACCAGCCCCTGGGTGACCGAGGACCCGTCGCTCGGCGCGTCGATCCTCACGTACGACTACCGGTCCCTGATGGTGGTGCCGGTCCGGGCCCGGGGCGTCACCCTGGGCGTGGCGACCTTCGCCCGCACCGAGCGGTTCGGGCCCTTCGAGGACGACGACGTGCGGCTCGCCGAGGAGTTCGTCTCCCGCGCCGCCGTCGCCGTCGACAACGCCCGCCGCTACACCCGCGAGCGCACCGCAGCCCGCGCCATGCAGCAGGCCCTGCTGCCCCAGGCGCTCAGCGGGGGGTCCGCGCTGGACGTGGCCTCCTGGTACCAGCCGGCCGACGTCCCGAACGGGGTGGGCGGCGACTGGTTCGACGTCATCCCCCTGTCCGGCGCCCGGGTCGCCCTCGTCGTCGGTGACGTCGTCGGGCACGGTATGGAGGCCGCCGCGACCATGGGACGCCTGCGGACCGCGGTACGCACCCTCGCCAACCTCGACCTGCCCCCCGACGAACTGCTCGCCCGCCTCGACGACCTGGTCATCGGGCTGATGGGCGCCCACGACGACCACGAGCCGGCCGCCGCGGGCTCCGCCTTCCTCGGCGCGACCTGCCTGTACGCCGTGTACGACCCGGTCGGCGGGCGGTGCGCGATGGCCCGCGCGGGGCACCTCCCGCCCGTCCTCGTCACCCCGGACGGCACGGCCGAGGTGCTGGACCTGCCCGCCGGGCCCCCGCTGGGCCTGGGCTACCTGCCCTTCGAGGCCTGCGAGCGGGATCTCGCCGAGGGCAGCCTGCTGGCCTTCTACACCGACGGCCTCGTGGAGACACCGGACCGGGACATCGACGACGGGATCGCCCGGCTGGGCGACGCCCTCGCCGTACCCCGCTCCTCACTGCGGGAGATCGGCCGGGGCGTGGTCGAGACCCTGCTCACCGGCCCGCCGCCGGACGACGCGGCGCTGCTCCTGGCCCGCACCCGGCGCCTGCCGGCCGACCGGGTCGCCTCCTGGGACCTGCCGAGCGACCCGGCCGCCGTGGGCGCCGCCCGCAGCGCCGCCGTCCGGCAGCTGTCCGAATGGGGGCTGGACGAACTGGCGTTCACCACGGAACTCGTCGTCAGTGAACTCGTCACCAACGCCATCCGCCACGCCTCCGGGCCGGTCGCGCTGCGGCTGATCCGTGACCGAGGGCTCATCTGCGAGGTCACCGACGGCAGCGGGACCTCACCGCGCCCCCGGCACGCCCGCACCACGGACGAGGGCGGACGCGGCCTGATGATCGTGGCCCAGCTGGCCCACCGCTGGGGCACCCGCCACACCGCCACGGGAAAGGTCATCTGGACGGAACAGCCCTTCGTCACGGAACCCTGA